The following coding sequences lie in one bacterium genomic window:
- the rpmA gene encoding 50S ribosomal protein L27 yields the protein MAHKKGQGSTRNGRDSQPKMLGVKRFAGQFVRAGEIIVRQRGTRIHPGNLVGMGRDHTLFAKSAGVIQFVDGGRSNRKFVHVLPEAE from the coding sequence ATGGCACATAAAAAAGGACAAGGTTCCACACGAAACGGCCGGGACAGCCAGCCTAAGATGCTCGGCGTAAAGCGATTTGCCGGGCAATTCGTTCGCGCAGGTGAGATTATTGTTCGCCAGCGCGGTACGCGTATTCATCCTGGAAATCTCGTCGGGATGGGCCGCGATCATACGCTGTTCGCAAAGTCGGCAGGTGTCATCCAGTTTGTCGATGGCGGACGCTCTAACCGCAAGTTCGTCCACGTCCTCCCCGAAGCGGAATAA
- the elbB gene encoding isoprenoid biosynthesis glyoxalase ElbB, whose protein sequence is MPKVGVVLSGCGFLDGAEIYEATLTLLALDRRGISYQCLAPDVPQMHVVNHRTREATGDSRNVLVEAARIARGKIEPLTVDWIEKLDAVIFPGGFGAAKNFCDFAVKGTGCSIHPLVEEFLRKAVESRLPVGVICISPMVLARALKGVDIHPRLTVGASSDASRAIEAFGSMHETCSVTECVVDKTLSIVSTPAFMYDARISEVEQGINKLVEQIAALMTVVHQGEVA, encoded by the coding sequence ATGCCTAAAGTGGGCGTCGTGCTGTCCGGATGCGGATTCCTGGATGGCGCGGAGATCTACGAAGCAACTTTGACTCTCTTGGCTTTGGATCGTCGGGGAATCTCATATCAATGTCTCGCTCCTGACGTCCCTCAAATGCATGTGGTTAATCACAGGACGCGTGAGGCTACCGGCGATTCCCGCAATGTCTTAGTAGAGGCTGCGCGAATAGCAAGAGGCAAGATTGAACCTTTGACCGTAGACTGGATTGAGAAACTTGACGCTGTCATCTTCCCCGGCGGTTTTGGGGCAGCAAAAAATTTCTGCGATTTTGCTGTCAAGGGGACAGGCTGCAGCATTCACCCGCTTGTTGAAGAGTTTTTGCGAAAAGCTGTGGAGAGTAGACTGCCTGTTGGGGTCATTTGCATTTCGCCTATGGTTCTGGCTCGTGCCCTCAAGGGTGTGGACATTCATCCTCGATTGACCGTTGGAGCATCGTCCGATGCCTCCCGCGCCATTGAAGCATTCGGAAGCATGCACGAAACATGTTCAGTTACTGAATGTGTGGTGGACAAGACTCTGAGTATTGTATCGACTCCAGCCTTCATGTATGATGCACGGATTAGTGAAGTGGAGCAGGGGATTAACAAGCTGGTGGAGCAAATTGCCGCTTTGATGACCGTTGTTCATCAGGGAGAAGTTGCGTAG
- the rplU gene encoding 50S ribosomal protein L21 has product MYAICNLKGHQVKVRPDEKVKVQYRADVQPGDSVVLDDILLLNTGSEIKVGTPTVPGRVHAKVLEHGRYDKVIVFRKKRRTEYRKHKGHKQWYTLLHIEKIETN; this is encoded by the coding sequence ATGTACGCCATTTGTAATCTAAAGGGGCATCAGGTTAAAGTGCGCCCCGACGAAAAAGTCAAAGTTCAGTACCGCGCAGATGTGCAGCCCGGCGACTCGGTCGTGTTGGATGATATCCTCCTGCTGAACACCGGCAGCGAAATCAAGGTGGGGACCCCTACTGTTCCCGGTCGAGTTCATGCCAAGGTGCTGGAACACGGACGTTATGACAAAGTCATTGTCTTCCGGAAGAAACGCCGCACCGAGTACCGCAAGCACAAGGGCCACAAACAGTGGTATACCTTGCTGCACATTGAGAAGATTGAAACAAATTAA
- the metG gene encoding methionine--tRNA ligase, which translates to MSNYYVTTPIYYVNSSPHIGTAYTTILADATARFRRMLGESTFFLTGTDEHGDKIAKSAAARGKSPKEFVDEVSEQFRVLWPRLDVAPDRFIRTTDEDHRTVVQMVLQKLHDQGDTYFGEYEGLYCTGCERFRTDKELIDGKCPDHGTVPERIKESNYFFRMSKYQEWWRSYIDHHPDVVRPERYKNEVIGYLREPLEDLCISRPKSRLSWGIELPFDREYVTYVWFDALLNYLSGIGYDQDPEWSNRWSACEHLIGKDIVKPHGIYWPIMLHAAGLPVFRHLTVHGYWNFRDAKISKSSGKPIAVDPLMQVFGVDAVRYFVMREMVVGLDASFSIEAMLKRTNSDLANDLGNLFSRVAKLIEEHFESRIPAATSSEPELVAIASQLVESAPQWIAEMKWHVLIEETMQLVRAANRYFESSAPWALVKSDKTSAGTVLNNCCEALRISAILLYAIMPRKMADMLTRMGEPVQDFRLNEHGRWGHVRAGAHISKGDALFPRLEEMTVRAAFADLLDSNADMRAQASMPQSDQTDHITIDDFRKIQLRTAVVLEAEKLKGSDKLLKLQVQLGSDRRQIVAGIAEHYEPEQLVGRKIVVVANLAPAKLRGEMSEGMLLAVKWDNSLEILSPPESAPDNSPIS; encoded by the coding sequence ATGAGCAATTACTATGTAACGACGCCGATCTACTATGTCAATTCGTCGCCACATATTGGCACGGCATATACGACGATATTGGCCGATGCCACGGCGCGATTCCGGCGCATGCTCGGCGAAAGCACCTTTTTTCTGACCGGAACCGACGAACATGGCGACAAGATAGCAAAGAGCGCCGCCGCACGAGGCAAGTCGCCGAAGGAATTTGTGGATGAGGTAAGCGAACAGTTTAGAGTGCTCTGGCCGCGACTGGACGTTGCGCCCGATCGATTCATTCGGACGACCGACGAGGATCACCGAACTGTGGTTCAGATGGTTTTGCAGAAGTTGCACGACCAAGGTGATACTTATTTTGGTGAATACGAAGGACTCTATTGCACAGGTTGCGAGAGATTCAGAACTGATAAGGAGCTAATTGACGGCAAGTGTCCGGACCATGGCACTGTTCCGGAACGAATCAAAGAGTCAAACTACTTCTTCCGAATGAGCAAGTATCAGGAATGGTGGCGCAGTTACATAGATCACCATCCCGATGTTGTGAGACCGGAACGATACAAGAACGAGGTTATTGGTTACTTGCGCGAGCCGCTGGAAGACTTGTGTATTTCGCGTCCGAAGTCAAGACTGTCTTGGGGGATTGAGTTGCCATTCGACCGGGAGTACGTCACTTACGTGTGGTTTGACGCATTGCTCAATTACTTAAGCGGAATCGGTTATGATCAGGATCCGGAGTGGTCGAACCGATGGTCCGCATGTGAACACCTGATCGGCAAGGACATTGTCAAACCGCACGGCATCTATTGGCCGATAATGCTGCACGCCGCAGGCTTGCCTGTATTTCGCCACCTGACGGTTCACGGATATTGGAATTTTCGGGATGCAAAGATCTCCAAATCATCGGGCAAGCCTATCGCCGTCGATCCACTCATGCAAGTATTTGGTGTTGATGCAGTAAGGTACTTTGTCATGCGCGAGATGGTTGTGGGACTTGATGCATCATTTTCGATTGAAGCGATGCTTAAGCGCACAAACAGTGATCTAGCAAATGACCTCGGGAATCTCTTTTCGAGAGTGGCCAAATTGATCGAAGAGCACTTTGAAAGTAGGATCCCCGCTGCAACTTCAAGCGAACCGGAGCTAGTGGCAATCGCCTCACAGTTGGTAGAAAGTGCACCACAATGGATTGCTGAGATGAAATGGCATGTACTGATTGAAGAGACAATGCAGCTCGTTCGAGCCGCAAATCGCTATTTTGAGTCTTCTGCACCGTGGGCACTTGTGAAGAGCGACAAGACTTCCGCCGGAACTGTCTTGAACAATTGCTGCGAAGCACTTCGAATTTCTGCGATACTTCTGTACGCGATTATGCCTCGCAAGATGGCAGACATGCTAACGCGAATGGGTGAACCTGTTCAAGATTTCCGGTTAAACGAGCACGGACGATGGGGACATGTTCGTGCGGGTGCTCACATTAGCAAGGGTGACGCGCTCTTCCCGAGACTCGAGGAGATGACGGTCCGCGCAGCATTCGCCGACCTTCTGGATTCAAACGCCGACATGCGAGCGCAGGCCAGCATGCCACAGTCAGACCAGACCGATCACATTACGATTGACGACTTTCGCAAAATCCAACTCCGCACGGCGGTTGTACTGGAGGCCGAGAAACTGAAGGGATCAGACAAGCTGTTAAAACTGCAGGTGCAGCTTGGAAGTGACAGGAGGCAAATAGTTGCGGGTATAGCCGAGCACTATGAACCCGAGCAGCTGGTCGGCAGGAAGATTGTCGTTGTCGCCAATTTGGCACCGGCAAAGCTGCGGGGAGAAATGTCTGAGGGAATGTTGCTGGCAGTTAAATGGGATAACTCCCTTGAGATCCTTAGTCCACCGGAATCAGCTCCCGATAACTCTCCGATCAGCTGA
- a CDS encoding Rne/Rng family ribonuclease: MKKELIINSTTTETRIAIVEDGSLVNLFVEFPDAERNVGDIYKATVRKVLPGMQAAFLDIGWEVDGFIHFSDMYKSAVELAEGTEIEEVSLPEKREGKKRPWKPRADLKSGQEILVQIVKEPLGTKGPRLTSQISLPGRFLVLVPGDNLVGVSKRIPEFKERKRLKTILKRIKPDGFGLICRTIGEGKTEAEVEHDLNTLLRLWRMIESKIDDAPSPSRLHKEAPLTSSIIRDLFGPDVDRVIIDDKRLYREIRAYVRAVAMPLLERVQFHAGPSPVFDLYNIEQEIEKGLSRKVWFGGGSYLIIEQTEAVVTIDVNSGRFVGKEEQEENNLRVNLKACREIARQIRLRDLGGIIIIDLIDMYNESNRKKVFDAMQQAMSSDRAKWDIAPISQFGIMEMTRQRTKSSLVQAFNEPCPTCNGSGLIESKETVVTRLQSWVRRFRAMSGEMGVTIKAHPVIVEYITQGLRSHLRRIMWDALLYIKLEPDATLKIDEFKAYSWKQKRDVTIDFQARPAEKSAS, translated from the coding sequence TTGAAAAAAGAACTCATTATCAATTCGACGACGACGGAGACCAGGATTGCCATTGTTGAAGACGGGTCGCTTGTTAACTTGTTCGTCGAGTTCCCTGACGCCGAACGAAATGTCGGTGATATCTACAAAGCTACTGTCCGGAAAGTGTTGCCGGGGATGCAAGCTGCGTTCCTGGACATAGGTTGGGAGGTTGATGGATTCATTCACTTCTCCGACATGTATAAGAGTGCTGTTGAGCTTGCTGAAGGGACAGAAATCGAAGAAGTGTCTCTGCCTGAGAAGCGGGAAGGGAAGAAACGCCCGTGGAAACCACGTGCGGATCTGAAGTCCGGGCAGGAAATTCTGGTGCAAATTGTAAAAGAGCCGTTAGGCACAAAGGGCCCGAGGCTTACATCGCAGATCTCACTGCCCGGAAGATTCCTCGTCTTGGTGCCCGGGGATAACTTGGTTGGCGTCTCTAAGCGAATTCCGGAATTTAAGGAACGAAAGCGGCTGAAGACGATTCTGAAGCGGATAAAGCCTGACGGATTCGGTCTGATCTGCCGCACCATCGGCGAGGGTAAGACTGAAGCTGAAGTTGAGCATGATCTTAACACCCTGCTTCGCCTTTGGAGAATGATAGAGTCGAAGATTGATGATGCTCCCTCGCCGTCCCGGTTGCATAAAGAAGCGCCTTTGACATCAAGTATTATTCGCGACTTGTTCGGTCCTGACGTTGATCGGGTAATCATTGATGACAAACGGCTGTATCGCGAGATACGCGCTTACGTGCGCGCTGTTGCGATGCCGCTGCTGGAGCGGGTGCAGTTTCACGCAGGGCCAAGTCCGGTTTTTGATCTTTACAATATTGAACAGGAAATCGAGAAGGGGTTATCGCGCAAAGTCTGGTTCGGCGGAGGCAGCTACCTGATTATTGAGCAGACTGAAGCCGTCGTGACGATTGACGTTAATTCCGGGCGCTTTGTCGGAAAAGAAGAGCAAGAGGAGAATAATCTCCGAGTCAATCTGAAGGCCTGTCGCGAAATTGCACGGCAGATTCGACTGCGCGACCTCGGTGGGATTATCATCATTGACCTGATCGATATGTATAATGAGTCCAATCGCAAGAAGGTCTTTGACGCAATGCAGCAAGCGATGTCGAGCGACCGCGCGAAGTGGGATATCGCTCCGATCAGTCAGTTTGGAATAATGGAGATGACCCGGCAGCGCACAAAGTCTTCGCTAGTGCAAGCTTTCAACGAACCCTGCCCGACGTGCAACGGTTCCGGACTGATTGAATCAAAAGAGACCGTGGTTACTCGTCTGCAGTCTTGGGTTCGGCGTTTCCGGGCAATGAGTGGGGAGATGGGGGTGACAATTAAGGCACATCCAGTAATTGTTGAGTATATAACACAAGGCCTCCGTTCACATTTGCGCAGGATCATGTGGGATGCGCTCCTTTACATCAAACTTGAGCCTGATGCCACCTTAAAGATCGATGAATTCAAAGCTTACAGCTGGAAGCAAAAGCGGGATGTCACAATAGACTTCCAGGCAAGACCAGCGGAAAAGTCGGCCTCTTGA
- a CDS encoding T9SS type A sorting domain-containing protein — translation MFAVLLICFPLMGLAQSMPLTDKPCGPICAHSRSAERWTRATLDAESLHTYDQLSLILQVSVEDGDFPMVAIATIDLVARETLAAIPFNAEGLSISEVTVNGQVTAYSHVLDTLHVLRGVAQAETVTVTISYSASPNPNWYDTGFQTAWEHCYTFSEPYGARRWYPCWDQPSDKFSEITMVVETPEHWTLAANGYWQSTTFPHMGRVTHTYYHDRPISPYLVMFAAGNFSNQVFLQNGIEYRYFAWPRSDSMKAAYDWERTPEMVESFSGLFGDYPFAEYGMVMTDIFGGWGAMEHQTFTTYGFNLVDSLRTFEGIVAHELAHQWFGDHLSPVDFRHMWLNEGFATYGDALWNEYLMGDSGLNNYMAQAATYCINEERHNPPSYPVYDPPEERLFGTNVYYKGAWVLHMLRKQLLGDSVFFDVLRDYVATFAGGNVSTQDFIDKVNEHYAGPDVGWFFDQWVFGLSLPVLYFNSMYDNVDHLLWGRVSQLQSGPPYFTFPVVIQHGQNSFTETDTFWVEAGPISEFIISSQSNQARLAPYPSQITLYEPGIVNVPEPHDPLPAAFGLLPAYPNPFNPSVTIPFSLARIANVKLALFDVTGRRITTIFEGFLNPGEHRLHYDAPASLGTGVYLLRAESGGVTMTQKLLLLK, via the coding sequence ATGTTTGCCGTGCTTCTGATTTGCTTTCCGCTGATGGGTCTTGCGCAATCCATGCCTCTCACAGACAAACCGTGTGGGCCGATTTGCGCGCACTCGAGGTCCGCAGAGCGCTGGACTCGAGCGACTCTCGATGCTGAGAGTCTGCATACATATGACCAGCTTTCCCTGATTCTGCAGGTTTCAGTTGAGGACGGGGACTTCCCAATGGTGGCAATTGCCACTATTGACTTGGTTGCGCGAGAAACGTTAGCCGCGATTCCATTCAATGCCGAAGGACTCAGTATTTCCGAAGTGACTGTCAACGGCCAAGTTACCGCCTATTCCCACGTGCTCGACACGTTGCATGTATTGCGCGGAGTAGCCCAGGCAGAGACCGTGACCGTGACGATTTCTTATTCAGCTTCGCCAAATCCTAACTGGTATGACACGGGCTTCCAGACGGCATGGGAGCATTGCTACACTTTCAGCGAACCTTATGGAGCGCGACGGTGGTATCCCTGTTGGGACCAACCATCAGACAAATTCTCTGAAATCACCATGGTTGTCGAGACGCCGGAACATTGGACTTTGGCCGCGAATGGATACTGGCAATCTACAACATTTCCGCACATGGGGAGGGTTACGCATACTTACTATCATGACCGGCCAATCTCCCCTTATCTGGTCATGTTTGCTGCGGGAAACTTTTCAAATCAGGTCTTCCTCCAGAACGGCATTGAGTACCGCTACTTTGCTTGGCCGCGCAGCGACTCGATGAAGGCGGCCTATGATTGGGAGCGGACACCGGAGATGGTTGAGTCATTCTCCGGTTTGTTCGGAGACTATCCGTTTGCTGAATATGGAATGGTGATGACGGATATTTTCGGCGGTTGGGGAGCAATGGAGCATCAGACATTTACGACCTATGGTTTCAACCTTGTAGATAGCCTCAGAACTTTCGAAGGGATCGTGGCACACGAGTTGGCGCATCAGTGGTTCGGCGATCACCTTAGTCCGGTCGATTTTCGCCACATGTGGTTGAATGAAGGTTTTGCGACGTACGGTGATGCACTTTGGAACGAGTATCTCATGGGAGATAGTGGGCTAAACAATTACATGGCGCAGGCCGCCACGTACTGCATCAACGAGGAACGCCATAATCCCCCCAGCTATCCCGTGTACGATCCGCCAGAAGAACGACTTTTCGGCACGAACGTATACTATAAAGGCGCCTGGGTCCTGCACATGCTTAGAAAACAGCTGTTGGGAGATTCTGTGTTCTTTGATGTTCTTCGAGATTACGTCGCCACTTTTGCAGGAGGCAATGTCAGCACGCAGGACTTCATTGACAAAGTCAATGAACACTATGCAGGTCCCGACGTAGGCTGGTTCTTTGACCAATGGGTATTCGGTCTAAGTTTGCCGGTACTGTATTTCAACTCAATGTATGACAACGTTGATCACTTACTTTGGGGCAGAGTTTCGCAACTTCAGAGCGGTCCGCCATACTTCACTTTCCCCGTCGTAATTCAACATGGGCAGAATTCCTTCACCGAAACAGACACGTTCTGGGTGGAAGCAGGACCGATCAGTGAGTTTATTATCAGTAGTCAGTCGAATCAAGCGCGGCTTGCACCTTATCCAAGTCAAATTACGCTCTATGAACCAGGAATTGTCAATGTTCCGGAGCCGCACGATCCTCTCCCTGCGGCGTTCGGTCTCTTGCCCGCATATCCGAACCCATTTAACCCGAGTGTCACTATCCCGTTCTCACTCGCCAGGATTGCAAATGTCAAGCTTGCCCTCTTCGATGTAACTGGAAGACGCATCACAACGATCTTTGAAGGATTCTTGAATCCAGGAGAACACAGGTTGCATTATGATGCGCCTGCATCGCTGGGCACCGGAGTGTATCTGCTGCGTGCTGAAAGTGGTGGAGTTACTATGACTCAGAAACTGCTTCTTTTAAAGTAA
- a CDS encoding PAS domain S-box protein, producing the protein METLQDLLNALCRSIAVHTGHQRAIIVIGDERFRISHVGASLSPSGGVEALESLRGLPLSPIFPERLWAAVGKGFMETPEVSQAQHSPLIVPLEKRDGTIIGFLTLDQPIEANLPLADLSEPIDLLLKHGVLAIEAQSLRREYKQLRDSREDSGALRSVELRQAQERLLRFVNLTGDVVYVTDGAGRIAYLNESFTKELGYARENYIGKPLTGVLSDIAVEGDENLSLVRLLSTVTTEKLSGKIELFTKDGHRRSFNLSHQWIQQGEEVVAGQGVLRDVSDVQHLVQRLAASERLAIAGRLASGVAHEVNNPLQAISAHLSALRSRIGEDAKAVESIGVVADSVERIRLIVRGMLDLQRVETAQRSAVNVNDVVVKTVALMQPLLNQAEIDVKTDLSSDIPPVLASTSELGQVLINVIHNAIEAMEPHGLLKIATIASGERVEVMVTDSGRGIPSDVLPKLFEPHASFRERGGGTGLGLFISKHLITQHGGELRVASEVGVGSTFTISLPKLHHLG; encoded by the coding sequence ATGGAAACCCTTCAAGATCTATTGAATGCCCTCTGCCGGAGCATTGCTGTGCACACCGGTCATCAGCGGGCAATCATTGTGATTGGCGATGAACGATTTCGCATCAGTCACGTCGGTGCTTCACTTTCTCCTTCTGGCGGAGTTGAGGCCTTAGAATCCTTGCGGGGCTTGCCGCTCTCACCGATTTTCCCGGAACGTCTATGGGCTGCGGTTGGCAAGGGCTTCATGGAGACCCCAGAAGTCTCACAGGCGCAACACAGTCCCTTAATCGTTCCACTAGAAAAGCGTGATGGAACAATTATTGGATTTCTCACTCTTGATCAGCCGATTGAAGCGAACTTGCCACTGGCCGATTTAAGCGAACCGATAGACCTCCTGTTAAAGCATGGCGTGCTTGCGATTGAAGCACAGTCCTTGCGTCGCGAGTACAAGCAATTGCGTGACTCGCGTGAGGACAGCGGCGCACTGCGATCGGTGGAGCTGCGACAAGCGCAGGAGAGACTTCTTAGGTTTGTTAACTTGACGGGCGATGTCGTATATGTGACAGACGGTGCCGGCAGAATAGCATATCTGAATGAGTCCTTTACAAAAGAACTCGGATACGCAAGGGAAAACTACATCGGTAAGCCGCTAACGGGAGTGCTTTCCGACATTGCAGTGGAAGGAGATGAAAACCTCTCTCTTGTCCGCTTGCTGTCCACAGTCACGACAGAGAAACTAAGCGGCAAAATAGAGCTATTCACGAAAGATGGTCATCGCCGATCGTTCAACTTGTCACATCAATGGATTCAACAGGGAGAGGAAGTTGTGGCAGGTCAGGGTGTCTTGCGTGATGTATCGGATGTGCAGCATCTTGTGCAGAGGTTAGCGGCGTCAGAGCGACTTGCGATTGCAGGCCGACTCGCGAGTGGAGTCGCACATGAAGTCAACAATCCTCTTCAAGCGATTTCCGCTCATCTGTCCGCACTCAGAAGCCGCATTGGTGAAGACGCGAAGGCTGTCGAAAGTATTGGCGTAGTTGCCGATTCGGTGGAGCGAATTCGATTGATTGTGCGTGGGATGCTTGACCTGCAACGAGTCGAGACTGCCCAACGCAGTGCAGTTAACGTTAATGATGTTGTGGTAAAGACTGTCGCACTCATGCAACCGTTGCTTAATCAAGCCGAGATTGATGTCAAGACTGACCTGAGCTCAGATATCCCGCCTGTACTGGCCTCCACTTCGGAACTCGGCCAGGTCCTAATCAATGTCATTCATAATGCTATTGAGGCGATGGAGCCGCACGGTTTGCTCAAGATCGCAACAATTGCATCCGGCGAGCGTGTTGAGGTCATGGTCACAGATAGCGGCAGGGGTATTCCAAGCGATGTTCTTCCCAAGCTCTTCGAGCCCCATGCGAGTTTTCGAGAGCGTGGTGGAGGCACCGGACTCGGACTCTTCATTTCGAAACATCTCATCACACAGCATGGCGGAGAACTGCGTGTCGCGTCGGAGGTAGGAGTAGGATCAACTTTTACTATTTCGTTGCCAAAGTTGCATCACCTCGGATGA
- a CDS encoding peptidoglycan DD-metalloendopeptidase family protein has product MSRELTRLDEEIRRLKEASNSLRDSLGSVKLELDRQEVIVARLDSQYRILEAERQPLIGLLTRAVLADTRFSRWAVLDALLGSGSPSDFLGRRAAMTRLRESVQHRAKESALALREIEALEDASLTETARLQAQRQATTELLASIAAHEEELFQNRERALQKKLELASKQAIVNSSAGLAKEQLRQATATLDTVALAIRSSSTLESSKISFSTLKGELPWPARGSISSRFGKKRHRSLETVTENPGIDLTVAEGNPIRAVAAGQVTTVTWLRGFGNVCIVRHDSDHHTVYARLGQVLVRQDDMIDPSTIIGYPGYNPERDSYGLHFEIWSGKEKQDPLTWLAPENRHQ; this is encoded by the coding sequence TTGAGCCGGGAATTAACCAGGCTTGACGAGGAAATCAGACGACTCAAAGAGGCGAGCAACAGCTTGCGAGACAGTTTGGGTTCAGTGAAGCTGGAACTCGACCGGCAGGAAGTGATCGTCGCACGCCTCGACAGTCAATATCGGATTCTTGAAGCAGAACGGCAACCCCTAATCGGCCTTCTGACCAGAGCGGTGCTTGCCGACACCAGATTCAGTCGATGGGCTGTACTGGACGCGCTTCTTGGAAGCGGCAGCCCGAGTGACTTCCTCGGTCGCAGAGCCGCAATGACCCGACTGAGAGAGTCCGTTCAGCATCGGGCGAAGGAAAGCGCTCTCGCCCTGCGAGAAATTGAAGCGCTTGAAGATGCAAGTCTCACCGAGACAGCCAGGCTTCAAGCACAACGGCAAGCTACAACAGAACTACTCGCCAGTATCGCCGCACATGAAGAAGAACTATTCCAAAATCGAGAGCGGGCACTTCAGAAGAAACTTGAGCTGGCTTCTAAGCAGGCAATCGTAAACAGTTCCGCCGGACTGGCAAAAGAGCAGCTAAGACAGGCCACCGCGACGCTGGACACAGTTGCGCTCGCCATCAGGAGCTCGTCAACGCTCGAATCATCGAAGATAAGCTTCAGCACCCTTAAGGGGGAACTTCCGTGGCCTGCCAGAGGTTCCATATCCTCGAGATTCGGCAAGAAAAGGCATCGCAGCTTAGAGACCGTTACAGAGAATCCTGGCATCGATTTGACAGTGGCTGAAGGCAACCCGATTCGAGCGGTGGCCGCAGGACAAGTCACCACAGTCACCTGGCTGCGAGGATTCGGAAATGTCTGTATCGTGCGCCACGACAGTGACCATCATACTGTCTATGCCCGGCTTGGTCAAGTCCTTGTGCGCCAGGACGACATGATTGATCCGTCTACAATTATCGGTTATCCTGGGTATAATCCCGAGCGGGACTCATACGGCCTGCACTTCGAAATCTGGTCTGGCAAAGAAAAACAAGACCCATTAACTTGGCTCGCACCCGAAAATCGACACCAGTAG
- the mdh gene encoding malate dehydrogenase: MKVTVIGGGNVGATCAYILSDKNICKEVVLLDIVEGIPQGKALDMREATPIGGTSTAVIGTNAYADTANSDIIVMTAGKPRTPGMSRDDLLAANIEIMRSAIGEAAKASPNAIIIIVSNPLDAMCYAALKLTGFPHTRVFGMAGILDTARYRTFISMELGVSVKDISAAVLGGHGDTMVPLPRLTTVGGVPLTELVSKERVDAIVQRTRDGGAEIVKLLKTGSAYYAPAAAAVEMVESIIVDQKRVLPCAAWLTGEYGCKDIYMGVPVVIGRKGVEKILEIKLTEEERKMFDHSAEAVRSVIAATKL, translated from the coding sequence ATGAAAGTAACGGTTATTGGCGGTGGCAACGTCGGCGCCACATGTGCTTACATTCTGTCCGACAAGAACATTTGCAAGGAAGTCGTTTTGCTAGATATCGTGGAAGGCATTCCTCAAGGCAAAGCGCTCGACATGAGAGAGGCAACTCCCATTGGCGGCACAAGCACGGCTGTCATCGGAACGAACGCATATGCCGATACCGCGAACTCCGATATCATCGTGATGACCGCGGGAAAACCGCGCACTCCGGGAATGTCACGTGACGACTTGCTCGCGGCAAACATTGAGATCATGCGCTCTGCGATCGGAGAAGCGGCCAAGGCTTCACCGAACGCGATTATCATCATCGTCTCCAATCCCTTGGACGCAATGTGCTACGCCGCGCTCAAACTGACAGGATTTCCGCACACCCGCGTTTTCGGAATGGCAGGTATTCTCGACACCGCTCGTTACCGTACGTTCATTTCAATGGAGCTCGGGGTATCGGTGAAAGACATATCTGCTGCGGTGCTCGGCGGACACGGTGACACAATGGTCCCACTTCCGCGCCTCACTACTGTGGGCGGTGTTCCGCTGACAGAGCTTGTATCCAAGGAACGAGTGGACGCCATTGTACAGCGTACGCGAGACGGAGGTGCTGAAATTGTCAAGCTGCTGAAAACCGGTTCGGCATACTATGCACCTGCGGCCGCCGCCGTTGAAATGGTAGAGTCCATCATTGTCGATCAGAAGCGGGTGCTGCCATGCGCAGCATGGCTGACGGGCGAGTACGGCTGCAAGGACATTTACATGGGTGTACCCGTCGTCATTGGTCGCAAAGGAGTAGAGAAGATACTTGAAATCAAGCTGACCGAGGAAGAGCGCAAGATGTTTGATCATTCCGCGGAAGCCGTACGTTCAGTTATTGCTGCGACGAAGCTCTAA